The window ATTAAAGGTTTCATTTGTTAGTTGATGCTGCTATGATCTCTTTCAATCCATCCTGTTTCTTTATTCATCAATTTTCCTGGTTTCTAAATGGAGAACTGAACAATTAGTACATTTTCATCTCATTGGTTGTAGTTGGTTATGAGTCAGCATGTCATGTTCCTCTTACTTAatgaaataaattttcaaaaatgtttTGTTACGTCTGGTGCAGCTGGTAGAATGAAGCGAGTGAAGTCCGATTTGAATCCTCATGCCGCTCCTTATATACCTCGTTCAAAACTTTTTTCTGGAACAATATACAAGTCTGCAGAAATGGCAATTAGTCCTGGAAAATACAAGGCTACTAAGAAGCCTATGGAATATCAGCTTCCAAACTCCTTGAACTATGACACTAAGGACTTTGAAAGACTTAGTCTTTCTAGTGAATTGGCCTCAAAAATTGGCCAGCACAACTATTCGGATAACACTTTTCAAGATGAAAGTAGTGGATGGGATGCTTCCTATGTGAAACTGGATCCTCTTTCATCAATGTTTCCTGATATTTCTGTGGAATATCTAGCTGCTATTCTTGCTGCAAACCAGGGTGATCTCCGGGAGACAATTGATGTCCTGCAGGAGTTTAAGGTGATGCTTCTTTTTAACTGTTTGGgatatatgattctgaaactggcATCATCGTTCGAGTCTATACCCTTTGTGGACGTGCTCTTATTTGCTTCTGCAAATTGTGATTTATTTGCTTGCCTTTTCATGCCAAGCTTTTTCCTGTCTGCGGTTGAGCATTCCTTCAGTCCTAAGATACTGACGAAACACATCTACATGGATACTTGCAGTATGAAGGTGATGGATCCGAGTACTATTTCAAAGCTGCCAAGACCAGCAACAGTTGCAATCTTACTTCTCGGCAAGCCAGTTGCACTATTGAAGGTGCTGAGACTGGCAACAGATTTGATCTTGCATCTCAGAAGACCGGCAACAACTATTTGGATAACACTTTTCAAGATAAAAGTAGTGGATGGGATGCTTCCTATGTGAAACTGGATCCTCTTTCATCAATGTTTCCTGATATTTCTGTGGAATATCTAGCTGCTATTCTTGCTGCAAACCAGGGTGATCTCCAGGAGACAATTGATGTCCTGCAGGAGTTTAAGGTGATGCTTCTTTTTAACTGTTTGGgatatatgattctgaaactggcATCATCGTTCGAGTCTATACCCTTTGTGGACGTGCTCTTATTTGCTTCAGCAAATTGTGATTTATTTGCTTGCCTTTTCATGCCAAGCTTTTTCCTGTCTGCGGTTGAGCATTCCTTCAGTCCTAAGATACTGACGAAACACATCTACATGGATACTTGCAGTATGTAGGTGATGGATCCGAGTACTATATCGAAGCTGCCAAGACCAGCAACAGTTGCGATCTTACTTCTCTGCAAGCCAGTTGCACTATTGAAGGTGCTGAGACCGGCAACAGATTTGATCTTGCATCTCAGAAGACCAGGTCAAGCAAGTAGGACAAATGATTGGAGTTGATTCCGATCTGATCATATTAGTTGGGTTACACTTGGGACATGAATCTTGTATAGATagatatacattttttttttggttaattcGACGGTTGATAAAATACTAGGGTTTTAACCTTTTGCTTGTGGTTTACATAATAGTTGTAGGTGAATCTTGCACAGTAATGTCAAATTTCCTGGCTTTTCACAAAGCCAACCAGCTCGGTTAGTTGTATTTTGTTGT of the Musa acuminata AAA Group cultivar baxijiao chromosome BXJ2-10, Cavendish_Baxijiao_AAA, whole genome shotgun sequence genome contains:
- the LOC135624213 gene encoding uncharacterized protein LOC135624213, whose protein sequence is MKRVKSDLNPHAAPYIPRSKLFSGTIYKSAEMAISPGKYKATKKPMEYQLPNSLNYDTKDFERLSLSSELASKIGQHNYSDNTFQDESSGWDASYVKLDPLSSMFPDISVEYLAAILAANQGDLRETIDVLQEFKYEGDGSEYYFKAAKTSNSCNLTSRQASCTIEGAETGNRFDLASQKTGNNYLDNTFQDKSSGWDASYVKLDPLSSMFPDISVEYLAAILAANQGDLQETIDVLQEFKYVGDGSEYYIEAAKTSNSCDLTSLQASCTIEGAETGNRFDLASQKTRSSK